The Lolium rigidum isolate FL_2022 chromosome 1, APGP_CSIRO_Lrig_0.1, whole genome shotgun sequence region CATACATCTAAATGACTAAATATTGACAAACCTaaaacatccttttatggacggaggaagtacataATTCAGCCAGTCTCAAAATTATTGAACAGAGCAACAGCATATGATTTTTCTTCTACTTGTGATTTCAATCAAGATTCACGAACAGGTTGAAGTCAATATGTTAGTGCACCATGAGGTCTTGGACCCAGGCACCCAGCATGTCACATACTTGGTTACACAACTTTCAGCTGTGGTTCTGCATAGTGGAGCAATCTGATTCCCTTATGCCGGGACTTCCACTTTACTGCACTGCACATGATTGGTTTATTTTGTTGGTTCCCTCCGCTGATAGTTTGCTAGCGTGATGAATCATTACCTAATGCATTAGTTATTAAATATAAAATCAGGTAGAATAAGAAGGAAACTATGTTGTATTCATCTGCATAACCTGATACTCTGTGCAAGGAAATAACAAGCATTTTTATGCAAAAAGGATTACAGTCCTCTACTGCTAAGGCTCAGAATTTTTTATGTACTTGTTCTTGAGTATGGTTTACATTTTTGACAACATAGCTTACTCTTTGCAGCAAAATATGGGATGCACTAACAGGAAATGAGCTACATTCATTTGAGCACAAGCATATAGTTCGTGCATGTGCCTTTTCAGAGGTAATACTTGTGGAAAGCTTAGTTGCCCTTCTCCTCTGGCATCTATTTACCATCAACCCCCCATAGCAAGATGATATGTGCCATATTCTTCTTTATCGTTTGTTTCCTTCAAGACTTGTTTAATTAAGGCCTGCTACTGCTATTTCTTGCAACCTGTTACAGAATATGGATGATTCAACATGTACATTAGCCATGCCACTCATTATATTCATCAGCGCATCTCATTGAATAATGTTAAATTACTTGAATCATGCCTATGAAGCTGTATAATTTAGGTGCTTGTTTTCTTACCACTCTGTATGCTATAGTCACTTAGGACTGTCCTCCGTAATCAATTCTATAACTAATCAAATCGCGATGCAACTGCAGGATACACACATGTTGCTCACTGGAGGAATGGAAAAGATTTTGCGTGTATATGATATGAATCGTCCAGATGCAGCTCCAAGAGAGCTTGACAAAGCACCTGCTTCTGTACGCACTGTTGCTTGGCTTCATAGTGACCAAACTATTCTAAGTTCCTGCACCGATATGGGTGGAGTGAGGTTTGTCTCGAAAATATCTTCAAAATTTGAAGCTAGTGTGGAAAACACCTGGTGCAAGTATATTATACTTGCCCCCTTGATTAATTACTGATCTGCACAGATTATGGGATGTGAGAagtggaaaaattgtccaaactCTTGAAACCAAGGCACCTGTCACCAGTGCAGAAGTAAGCCAGGACGGCAGGTTCATTACTACAGCTGATGGTTCAAGTGTTAAATTTTGGGATGCGAATCAGTAAGTTCTTTTCTGTATGACCATTGTTCTGCATCACATGCATTGTTCAGTTCTTAACATTTTTTTTTCTGGTAATTTGGCAGTTTTGGGCTCGTTAAAAGCTATGATATGCCATGCAATGTGGAGTCAGCTTCACTTGAACCAAAGTCTGGGAGTAAGTTCATTACAGGAGGGGAAGATATGTGGGTTCATGTATATGATTTCTTCACTGGTGAAGAAATAGGTAAGTCTGTTATCATCATATTTAAAAGTGACTACCGAGAACTGCAAGACTGAAACTTTGGTGCAGTTATTCGCTCCCAGAACAGAGCATTAGCATATGTTCATTTAGCTTTTACTATTGCTAATTGCAGAGCATTTTGGTTACCCTGGTAACCAGTCAGAAAAATAATTTCATTTGAAATTTACAGAGACGATAACACCTCTGAATTACTAATATAAAACCAGTTTCTAGCCCAAGGTTAGGGTTCAAAATCATTTTTTCGTTCATTTTTCCTAATCACGCCTATGACATTTGGGTCCCGAAATACAAAACTGAATGATAGCCATTGGATTGTACCCATGATGGATGAGATGGCCTGAAAGTCAGAAGTATATATACTAGTCTATTGATTTCGCtatatatatagcaaagtaatatCTCCTCACTGACTATAATTGTGCTCTATTGGCCTATTGCAATTGTGTATTCATTTTTGGCCCCAGGCTGCAGCTTTCTTTATCCTATTTGAcaattaaattaaaataaaaatttcatctgAATTTTATCCTGAAAATTTTACTAACCACAAGTCCAGAAATCCCAccgtatttccttttttttctcaaTACCTGATTCCGATGACATGAATTATTTCAACTGGTTATTATTCTCAAGGGCAATTTATACTGTAAAGCTGAAACCGAATGTTCGAAAACCAAAGCTTGGTTCGTCCCAACCTTGTCTTAGTATTTGTGTAGTTTGCTGCTTGCTAATCTAAAGTAATTGTTTTGCTGTTGCTGGAATGTTGTCATCGTGATCTGTGATGACCATGAGCTCCTGTGAGCTACTGATGTGAACAAACAATTATTTCTATGCTTCATAATCCCACATTTCATATTGAAATATGAGCCTGCTATTTCACTACCATATGACGGATTTTTGTTCTGCAGCCTGCAACAAAGGTCATCATGGTCCAGTCCACTGTGTCCGGTTCGCTCCTGTTGGTGAATCATATGCATCAGGATCGGAAGATGGCACCATCCGTATCTGGCCGCTGAACCCAGCTAATGCTGATGACAGTGAGGCGCCGAATGCAAACGGTAAACCAAAGGCTGCGGTGGTAAATGAGGTTGCACGTAAAATCGAAGGCTTCCACATTTCCAAAGAGGGTCAGGCCGAGGCCTAGGATAACATTGTTCACAAACCTGGCAGTGGTTTGTGCTTATTGAGAGATTGCCACCAGAGCCCAGGTCTTCTGGTGCTGCACTCGAGTCCATCATGTTGAAGCTTCTCTGCCGACCAAGGGTGGCTTGGATCTCTCTATCGCCGGGGGGAACTTGTCCGCTGTGAGCAAACGGTTGATTTCTGTACGGGGACCTCTTCAGTAGACTATGTTAAGATAGCATTTTAAGAGCCAGAATAAACCGAGGGGAAAGCAAGTCTGGCAGTTAGTGTCATGCctttgtttgcagaaagtaaaattTATGTATCGTCATAGCCGTCGTTATACAGATGTCAATTGTGTTAACCCGTTTTTGCTCACCTTTCTGCGTAGATTACAGACGTACTATTTGCCAATACTTCGTGCGGTGGACTATGCCACGGGTGCTACGTCACACAGCGTTACAGGTCAGAGTAAACGCAGATGAACCTCTTACTTGAGGCGTCTCATGTCCAACATGGTGTGGTCACTGCGGCCAAGAACATTTGTTAGATCATTGTTACAGTATTCGACTGACGGTCAGAGTCAGTGCACTTCGGATCAGGGATTGCTTCACATGCGCCGCCATGTGATCCTTCGATCCCGCAGCGTATCACCAACGATTTAGCAATGCCGCCCATGTGAAATCCCTGCTCGTAGCAGTGCCACTCGCATATGATTCTTTCATCACTTGGACTGCCGCTCATGATTGGTAACGAGTAATCCGTTAATTTCCAGTTTCAGCCCTGAATGAGAAAAGGTCACGCGCAAGTTAGTTTTTGACTTCTGTAAGTTGGTCTATCAACATACTGCAAAGTTAGCTGAAATACATGCTCGCATCTTGGGCAGGTATATACTGGTATCTGTTAGTGAAGACACGAACTGGTGGTGATTTTATGGCATTGACAGTCGGTCTGGGTTCGTTCCCTACGAGCAAGCAGTCCCCTTATCAGCCCCACGTGGTTTTTACAGGCTTCTGCGTTTGCCATTTACATCCTGCAATGCAATCAATCTCGGCGTCCTCCTCCGCCAGATTGCAGCAGAGTCCTCGCGCTCGCTCTGACGGCTGCAGTGCACACTTGCGTTCCAATGTATTGGTGACATGAATGAATGTGTACATTTCTGATGCGACCTTGTACTGTACACAGTTTAATTAGTACATGCAATGTTTATGGAGTCTGTCTGATCATTCAATCAGCAAACCCACGGCTATGTCTTTTTCATAATCTTTTTAGAAGCTTCAGGGTGCAGCAACCGGGGACGGAGTCCCTGGTGATGATGTCGTAGGCTTGGAATTATCCGGGGCAGCTTAAACATTCGCATCAGATGACCAGCTCATCGCATTAATCGGCAGAGAGACGGGTAGGCTCCGAGGAACAGTTCGAGCAAATCCAGCGCAAGAATATGTAATGCGCCcggcccgtcggcatgatgatagattGGTTCTGAACATGTAAGAATGCGACCACACCAATGGAGGATACGAACGTTTCGAATGACCCACGAATGAAGATGAATCAGGATCATGCTGAAGATGAATCTTAAATTCTTAATCATGAAATGGATCTAACATGGAACCCCAGTTTCCCCCACAACAATATTATGACATAGCAGACCACCACCCTCCTACACCTAATCCAATCATCTAAATTTACATTCATTCCAAGCAGGACCTAAACTTTAGCTCAGGCCCCCACAGGTGCTACAGCTGAAAACAAGAGCAAATAACTGATCTGGCACCACCAGATGACGAACAAACTTGGTGCTGATCTGGGCTCTGGCAATGCAAGATCACCCGATCACACACATTTCAACCGATCACTCTTTCATGCGTTCCCAACCTTGGAGATCTTGGGGACCTCCACGGGGAAATCGTCGATCTCGTCCATCCATGGGTTCTTCTCCGTCTCCGGGCAGACCGTGCGCAGCGCCCTCCAGACGGCGCTGTTGCACTTGAACCCGGAGCCGAAGGCGATCTGCCAGATCCTGTCGCGCCGGCCGATCCTGCCCTTGGCCTCGCTGTAGGCCAGCTCGTACCACAGCGAGCTGCTGGACGTGTTCCCGAACCGGTGCAGCGTCATCCGCGACGGCTCCATGTGCCACTCCGTCAGCTCCAGGTTCTTCTCCAGCTCGTCCAGCACGGCGCGGCCGCCCGCGTGGATGCAGAAGTGCTCGAACGCCAGCTTGAAGTCCGGGATGTAGGGCTTGACCTTGGCCTTGAACGCCTTCTTGGCCACCAGCGTGGCCATGAACAGCAGCTGCTCCGAcagcggcagcaccagcggccCCAGCGTGGTGATGTTGGTCTTGAGCGCCTCCCCGGCCACCGCCATCAGGTCCTTGGACAGCGACACGCCCACCCTGCCCTCCCCGTCCTCCCCCTGCGCCACGCACCCGAAGCACCGGTCGTCGGCGCCCCTGTGCGTGCGCACCGTGTGCACCAGCTCGTACTTGGCGCGCCGCCGGTCGGCGCGCCGGTTGGAGAGCAGGATCGCCGCGCCGCCCATCCGGAACAGGCAGTTGGACACCAGCATGGAGCGGTCGTTCCCGAAGTACCAGTTGAGGGTGATGTTCTCCATGCTGATCACCAGCGCGTGCGTGTTCCGGTGCACCTGCAGCAGGTCCTTGGCCAGGTCGATTGACAGCAGCCCCGCGCTGCACCCCATCCCGCCCAGGTTGTAGCTCGCGACGTTGCCCCGTAGCTTGTAGTGGTTCACCACCATGGCCGACAGCGACGGCGTCGGGTTGAAGAGGCTGCAGTTGACGACGAGGATACCGATGTCCTTGGGCCGGACCCCGGTCTTCTCCAGCAGCTGGTCGATGGCGCCGAACATGACCGTGCTCGCCTCCCTGCGCGCCTCGTCCATGCACGGGTTCGGGGGCACCCGCAGCACGGCGGGCGGCAGGTAGGTGTCGTCGCCGAGCCCCGACCGCTCCAGGATCTTGCGCTGGAAGTCGAGGTTGGCGTCGGTGAAGGAGCCCGTGGCCTCGGAGCAGCGCATGAAGGTCTCGCGCGAGCACCGgcgctccggctccggcttgtaGCACGCGAAGTCGACCAGGTAGACGGGGCGCGGGCGGGTGAGGAGGTAGACGGtggagaggaagacgaggagggtggTGCAGGTGAGCACGGAGACGAGGTTGTACCGCAGCTGCTCCCACAGGCCGGCGAGGTCGCCGGGGGACACGGTGGAGAGCTGCACGGCCAGGAGCGCCATGAGCGGCGACAGCAGCAGGTACATTCCGTGGGAGATGAGGTGGCGGTACCCCAGCTTCACGTACTTGAGCCGCACCGACTGGAGGAAGTCCGGCAGCCGCCGCGGCTGCGTGGGCTCCGGCGCGGGTGGGGCGGCATTGGGCGCCGAGCTGTCCATTCTGCTGGCTGAAAAAGGAAATAGTTAATCGATTTGGAGTTTTGCGTGAGAACAGCTAGCTGCAGCTACTACAAGATCGCGAGTGAAGAATTGTGGAATCCTAGTACTCGGGAAAAGGACCCGAGATGGAAATCGAAGGAAAATCCATCCAAATATATCGCGTTCTTGGGTAGCGTAGCGATCCCGAAAACCAGCACGAATTGCGCATGCAACGAGCACGGAAAGTGCTGAACAGAAGAGCGCGTGCGAGAGGAAGAACATTTTTCCTCCATGATCGAGCGAGAAGACAGGTCAGAAGCCGGCATGGAAAACCAATGCGCGCGGTGACCACCGAACAGAGAGATCAGAAATGGACAAATACCCCCTCCTCCAATCTCCATGGAATCAAGAACAATGAACGCGGTAATGCGAGCTATGCACGGAGAAAGGGGGGATTTTGAGACGTACCCAGACGTGAGGAGCGGCCTCGGCAACGGAATCACCCGATCGGAtgtggggaggaagaggaggagctggagaagggaagaagaagacgagagcCGCGCCGCCCGGCCGCCTTCTGTGTCGCTGTGTTGTGTATCCGTGCGAGTGCCACCAATACGGCCGCGAGCACCGCGTGGGGGCAGCCAGCTGGGTCTTTAATAGCTAGGGAGAAGACGGCACCGGAAACGAACAAGTGGAAGAGACAAGCACCAGAAATTCGCCTCGTCTTTGCTTCTCTGCTACTCCTCCCAGTCTCTGATTGACTTCTTTCAAGTTTGAATTGCTCTTACTTtctcttagtttttttttcaatGTTTTGAGGTTTGTCACGCAAATGTTTGACCGTTCATATTTTATGGTGTCTTTGAATTCGTTTTGGGGAACTCCAAAAGCGCAAGAAATAGGAAACAAAAGTAATAAATTGAATGCCATGCCATGTTGAAATGTAAGTACAAAAGTCCAGAACACAGCTACACCCATACATGTAAGTACAAAATTCACTCTCCGGGTAGAATCTATATAATGCATGAAAACGCATTGTATCAAGAGAAAAAAAATCTGCACAATGCATAAAATTTCTTGAAGAATTATAAGAAGGCTATAGCTGACAAACACGAAAGGAAAGCACTAGTGGGATGACGTTGAATTTTCTCTCTCAAACATGTATGGTCTCCACTATACCTGGCCATGAACAGCCCAGCCCGAGGTCCAGCCGAGAAACCAGGGCCTGGGCCTAGAAATGTTCGCCTGATAGTCGGGCTGGGCTGGGCTTGGTAGCCCGAAAATGACGTTTTATACTACGGCCCAGCCCGTGGTTCAACGGGCTGATAGGCTTGGTGGGTATTTAGTTAGGTCGAGTCAGGCCTGGGCCTAATTTTTCAGCGTCGGGCTTTTCTCAGCCCGGCCCGATACATGGCCAGGTATAGTCTCCACTCATACAATAGATAATTGCAGGGTCCTCCTCCCTGGCGCCCGCGCGCCTGGTTTCTTTCAATTCGCTCAATGATCAGCAGGATGGGCCTTCTGTTCGGCTGGCCCATTAAAGCACTGCTGACGCTTTAGCTAGATTTCGTTTGCGTACACGGCTTTGCTAGTTGGATGGAAAGAGCAACCGACGACTGCTTATCATGTAGTTGGGTCGCTGGGTATTTAAATCGGTCTATCTCTCCCTAAACtttcgaggtgggactaaaagtACATGCAGATCGCACGGTTGTGCCGCTGCCGCTCATTGCCGCCCGCGCCCATTAAATGGGCTGCTTCCGTGTGTGTCGGGCCTGCTTTTAGCTATGCATGTTGTGCGATGCTGGCCCTATGTATAGATGCCAGCTAATCAAGCTACgtattcttcaaaaaaaaaaaaaagctaatcaAGCTACGAATGCATGCGTGTATATGATGTTGCCGCTATGCATGCATCTAATCATGTGAACTGGTGCAACTAGCTAGGTACTGATCGGCCGTACATGCATGCACGTGTGTTAATTTAAGAGTATTGATTTTCCAG contains the following coding sequences:
- the LOC124694951 gene encoding serine-threonine kinase receptor-associated protein-like — translated: MEKKKVAVSKVCHGHSRPVVDLFYSPVTPDGYFLISASKDSNPMLRNGDTGDWIGTFEGHKGAVWSSCLDTNALRAASSSADFSAKIWDALTGNELHSFEHKHIVRACAFSEDTHMLLTGGMEKILRVYDMNRPDAAPRELDKAPASVRTVAWLHSDQTILSSCTDMGGVRLWDVRSGKIVQTLETKAPVTSAEVSQDGRFITTADGSSVKFWDANHFGLVKSYDMPCNVESASLEPKSGSKFITGGEDMWVHVYDFFTGEEIACNKGHHGPVHCVRFAPVGESYASGSEDGTIRIWPLNPANADDSEAPNANGKPKAAVVNEVARKIEGFHISKEGQAEA
- the LOC124683810 gene encoding 3-ketoacyl-CoA synthase 11-like; translation: MDSSAPNAAPPAPEPTQPRRLPDFLQSVRLKYVKLGYRHLISHGMYLLLSPLMALLAVQLSTVSPGDLAGLWEQLRYNLVSVLTCTTLLVFLSTVYLLTRPRPVYLVDFACYKPEPERRCSRETFMRCSEATGSFTDANLDFQRKILERSGLGDDTYLPPAVLRVPPNPCMDEARREASTVMFGAIDQLLEKTGVRPKDIGILVVNCSLFNPTPSLSAMVVNHYKLRGNVASYNLGGMGCSAGLLSIDLAKDLLQVHRNTHALVISMENITLNWYFGNDRSMLVSNCLFRMGGAAILLSNRRADRRRAKYELVHTVRTHRGADDRCFGCVAQGEDGEGRVGVSLSKDLMAVAGEALKTNITTLGPLVLPLSEQLLFMATLVAKKAFKAKVKPYIPDFKLAFEHFCIHAGGRAVLDELEKNLELTEWHMEPSRMTLHRFGNTSSSSLWYELAYSEAKGRIGRRDRIWQIAFGSGFKCNSAVWRALRTVCPETEKNPWMDEIDDFPVEVPKISKVGNA